A window from Kovacikia minuta CCNUW1 encodes these proteins:
- a CDS encoding ABC1 kinase family protein: MKKWAVKVQRPDLLPVITLDLYLMRWAAGWMAPWLPLNLGHDLTLIVDEFGTKLFEEIDYLNEGRNAEKFATNFRNDPTVKVPSIYWRYSSQRVLTLEWIHGFKLTDTDRIQEAGLDTDALIEIGVTSGLRQLLEFGFFHADPHPGNLFAMAPHCNVEVRGGIADQIGTQMAYIDFGMMDQLEESAKETLVDAVVHLINKDYFELAKDFVKLGFLTPDTDIQPIVPALETVLGDMMGESVRDFNFKTITDRFSELMYDYPFRLPAKFALIIRSLVTQEGLALTLNPDFKIIDVAYPYIAKRLLTGESPELRRRLLEVLFKDGKFRWDRLENLISIARTDNKFDLLPTARLGLEYLLSDEGKFLRRQLLIALTEDDRLHTEEVQRLWNLIKDELQPARLFNAAIGAITGISAVGASALLPSPLTFINKGQG; encoded by the coding sequence GTGAAGAAGTGGGCTGTTAAGGTTCAACGTCCTGACTTATTGCCTGTAATCACGCTTGATCTTTACCTAATGCGATGGGCAGCAGGTTGGATGGCTCCCTGGTTGCCGCTGAACCTGGGGCACGATCTAACCCTGATTGTGGATGAGTTTGGAACTAAGTTATTTGAAGAGATTGACTACCTGAATGAAGGGCGTAACGCCGAGAAGTTTGCAACCAACTTCCGCAATGACCCCACAGTTAAGGTTCCGTCAATTTACTGGCGCTATAGTAGTCAGCGGGTTTTAACGCTGGAATGGATTCATGGGTTTAAGCTGACTGATACCGATCGCATTCAAGAAGCAGGCTTAGATACGGATGCTTTGATTGAAATTGGCGTCACTTCAGGACTGCGGCAACTGCTGGAATTTGGTTTCTTCCATGCCGATCCACACCCTGGTAATTTGTTTGCCATGGCACCCCATTGTAATGTCGAAGTTAGGGGGGGGATTGCTGACCAAATAGGCACCCAGATGGCTTACATTGACTTCGGGATGATGGATCAATTAGAGGAATCTGCTAAGGAAACCCTGGTGGATGCGGTCGTCCATCTAATTAACAAGGATTATTTTGAACTAGCGAAGGACTTTGTAAAACTCGGCTTCTTAACCCCAGATACTGACATTCAACCGATCGTACCTGCGCTGGAAACAGTTCTGGGGGACATGATGGGCGAAAGTGTGCGAGATTTTAACTTCAAAACGATTACTGATCGATTTTCGGAGTTGATGTACGACTATCCCTTCCGATTACCTGCCAAATTTGCCCTGATTATTCGTTCGTTGGTCACCCAGGAAGGTTTAGCCCTGACCTTGAATCCGGACTTCAAAATCATTGATGTTGCCTATCCCTACATTGCAAAGCGCTTACTGACAGGCGAATCCCCCGAACTCCGACGCAGGTTGTTAGAAGTTCTGTTTAAGGATGGTAAATTTCGCTGGGATCGGTTGGAGAACCTGATTTCTATCGCTCGCACGGATAACAAGTTTGACCTGCTACCTACCGCCCGATTGGGGCTGGAATACCTGCTCTCCGACGAAGGTAAGTTTCTCCGACGGCAATTGCTGATTGCGCTGACGGAGGACGACCGCCTTCATACTGAAGAAGTTCAGCGTCTCTGGAATCTAATCAAGGATGAACTGCAACCCGCTCGCTTGTTTAATGCGGCAATTGGAGCGATTACAGGAATTTCAGCCGTTGGGGCTTCGGCATTGCTCCCTTCTCCTTTAACCTTTATCAATAAGGGGCAAGGGTAA
- a CDS encoding type 2 periplasmic-binding domain-containing protein → MDQQINLGGRYKVEVPGTNGKNSPDIQIKSRPSGNVIQEQQLKLNSRPADNAVKSGAYGKQEIRTPKGQTQKPTNAKVKESNVSTSEVSKGAKNPNQATSNYQFKAAMAEISNAAAIGAVTGAVAATLISGLEHFLAVERGEIEIDEVISAVFLDAIQGAAIGAVSSGLFTAVPAFIPAFIPVLNVISVPLIAVGAFQLVNQVGQILDHHAFAKRNALLEEVHRQDTQFFESFDKQVMEYLYS, encoded by the coding sequence ATGGATCAGCAGATCAACTTGGGAGGCAGATATAAGGTTGAAGTTCCCGGTACCAATGGAAAGAACTCTCCTGATATTCAGATTAAATCCAGACCTTCTGGCAATGTGATCCAAGAGCAACAGCTAAAACTTAATTCCCGTCCAGCAGATAATGCGGTTAAGAGTGGAGCTTACGGAAAACAAGAGATTAGAACTCCGAAGGGGCAAACCCAAAAACCGACGAATGCCAAGGTCAAAGAATCTAACGTTTCTACTTCTGAAGTTAGCAAAGGAGCTAAAAACCCTAATCAGGCAACTAGCAATTATCAGTTTAAGGCTGCGATGGCTGAAATCAGTAACGCCGCTGCTATCGGTGCAGTTACTGGGGCTGTTGCTGCCACACTAATTTCAGGCTTAGAACACTTTCTGGCAGTTGAGCGGGGCGAAATAGAGATAGATGAGGTGATCTCAGCGGTTTTTCTAGATGCTATTCAGGGAGCTGCTATAGGAGCTGTAAGTAGTGGTCTGTTTACTGCCGTTCCTGCATTTATTCCTGCATTTATTCCTGTCTTAAATGTTATTTCTGTGCCGCTCATTGCGGTTGGTGCCTTTCAACTCGTTAATCAGGTTGGTCAAATTCTTGATCACCATGCATTCGCTAAACGTAATGCTCTTCTTGAGGAAGTGCATCGTCAAGACACTCAATTCTTCGAGAGTTTTGACAAGCAAGTTATGGAATACCTCTACAGCTAG
- a CDS encoding DegT/DnrJ/EryC1/StrS family aminotransferase, with protein sequence MKKIPPFDLSDQFKLIGADINAAVLEVLASGRYIGGAWVEEFEQQFATYVGTSECIACNSGTDALYLALRALNIGSGDEVITTPFTFVATAEVVSAVGATPVFVDIDAQTFNLDLSQVEAAITKRTRAILPVHLFGQPVDMTGLMAIAQSHNLVVVEDCAQATGAEWEGQKVGSIGSIGCFSFYPTKNLGACGDGGAVTTHDTAIANRIRRLRDHGRQGGYYYEELGVNSRLDAIQAAILQIKLRHLDSWNDQRRLIAARYQTLLSRVPGIVLPQELAGGKSAWNQYTVRIGNLANGKMLSIEANSSFRDSVRSQLQAKDILSMVYYPFPLHLQPAYQHLGYQLGQLPVAEQAAKEVRITAHVSRTYAGAAEPSGVRLKRLPQYLKRERMRDKG encoded by the coding sequence GTGAAAAAGATTCCCCCGTTTGATTTGTCTGACCAATTCAAGCTGATAGGAGCGGACATTAACGCTGCGGTTTTAGAGGTACTTGCCTCGGGTCGCTATATTGGCGGTGCCTGGGTCGAAGAATTTGAGCAGCAGTTCGCCACCTATGTAGGCACCTCAGAGTGTATTGCCTGCAACTCTGGTACTGATGCCCTTTATCTAGCGCTGCGGGCTTTAAATATTGGTTCGGGCGATGAGGTGATTACCACTCCTTTTACATTTGTGGCAACGGCGGAAGTTGTCAGTGCAGTTGGGGCTACCCCCGTTTTTGTAGATATTGATGCCCAAACGTTTAATCTGGATTTGTCCCAGGTGGAAGCCGCAATTACGAAACGGACGCGGGCAATTCTCCCGGTTCATTTGTTTGGGCAACCAGTTGATATGACCGGCTTGATGGCGATCGCCCAATCCCACAATCTCGTTGTTGTAGAGGACTGCGCCCAGGCAACCGGAGCCGAGTGGGAAGGACAAAAGGTGGGCAGCATTGGTTCCATCGGGTGTTTTAGTTTCTACCCCACCAAAAATCTGGGAGCCTGTGGAGATGGTGGGGCAGTTACCACCCATGATACGGCGATCGCAAACCGGATTCGCCGCCTGCGAGACCACGGTCGTCAGGGGGGGTACTACTACGAAGAACTGGGAGTCAATAGCCGTCTGGATGCCATTCAAGCAGCCATTCTCCAAATCAAGCTCCGTCATCTGGATAGTTGGAATGATCAACGGCGGTTAATTGCCGCTCGCTATCAGACACTTTTAAGTCGGGTTCCGGGAATTGTTCTACCGCAGGAGTTAGCCGGTGGAAAAAGTGCTTGGAATCAGTACACAGTCAGGATTGGGAATTTAGCCAACGGCAAAATGCTTTCAATTGAAGCCAACAGTTCATTTCGAGATAGCGTGCGATCGCAACTGCAAGCCAAAGACATTCTCTCAATGGTTTATTATCCATTTCCACTGCATTTGCAACCCGCCTATCAACATTTGGGCTATCAACTTGGGCAGTTGCCTGTCGCAGAACAGGCAGCGAAAGAAGTGCGTATCACTGCCCATGTTTCCAGAACTTACGCCGGAGCAGCAGAACCAAGTGGTGTACGGCTTAAAAGATTGCCTCAGTACTTAAAAAGGGAAAGGATGAGGGATAAAGGATAA
- a CDS encoding AarF/UbiB family protein: MGQHPLHNLRRYNAGEIAQYYRYRPWKSFWRTFRIVLAFLSFFLGLKLDDWRNVEATTRLKRAEQLRETLTRLGPTFIKVGQALSTRPDLIRKDFLDELVKLQDQLPPFPTEAAFTIIETELERSVDEVFSQISPDPVAAASLGQVYQARLYSGEEVGC, translated from the coding sequence GTGGGTCAGCATCCCCTTCACAATCTAAGGCGTTATAATGCGGGCGAGATTGCCCAATATTATCGTTACCGCCCCTGGAAATCTTTCTGGCGTACTTTCCGAATTGTTCTGGCATTTTTAAGCTTTTTTCTAGGGCTAAAGCTGGATGACTGGCGCAACGTTGAAGCTACAACCAGACTTAAACGAGCCGAACAACTTCGTGAGACCTTAACCCGCTTAGGTCCAACCTTTATCAAAGTTGGTCAGGCACTTTCGACCCGTCCTGATCTCATTCGTAAAGATTTCCTGGATGAACTGGTCAAGCTACAAGACCAGTTACCACCCTTTCCAACTGAAGCCGCTTTTACCATCATTGAAACTGAACTTGAGCGTTCGGTTGATGAGGTTTTTAGCCAAATTTCCCCTGATCCTGTTGCAGCAGCTAGTTTGGGGCAGGTTTATCAGGCACGTCTTTACAGCGGTGAAGAAGTGGGCTGTTAA
- a CDS encoding GTPase family protein translates to MNAQPDEGKSQRAEIRINSNSKHFPHSPFPNSKLKTQNSSPTPHYTKESVQIGAMVRLKIWQWVVLGLPIAAIVGFLMVAAGFQIHDWGINWIWAVVVILFGGWRWLLVRWTQPALAQVRAVVAEVTEDLEALPSEASKVPASNASEQAEVALQKILEEAREDPPLWEDWNTFWQRCQSLVAAIARAYYPTEEHPLLNIYIPQAYSLIRGTVDDLDQWMQKLSPALNQVSIGQAYRAYLIYRKLEPSARKVWQVWNWAQWILNPAAAVARTATQRHSDKANQQLLANLGQLLREAALSNLGRQAIALYSGTAPSVQELSPAAPALPEAKTQTLRHILDQAESPSVAEQKPVNILLVGRTGAGKSSLINTLFLSDLAKVDVLPSTDRIQDYHWQAKTGESLTLWDSPGYEQSDREDLRNQVLEYGTKADLLLLVTPALDPALQMDVDFLQEAKELVTDLPAICVVTQVDRLRPIREWNPPYDWEWGDRPKEVAIREATQYRAKLLGDDCSAVLPIVTADQASGRTAWGNDLLSVALVQTIAPAKQLRLARFLRNLEARTLGAAKIIDHYTFLMTTTQGLTALLKSPVLTFLSTLTTGAPTLAYLLAEKIPVEQLPIVIGKLQMAYELFSLLNAGEPEARNFDLLSLWPLLLENEAAPDRNAWAFGHAVTEFLTQTLTQEQLQERFKYYLSQS, encoded by the coding sequence ATGAACGCTCAGCCGGACGAGGGCAAAAGTCAGAGGGCAGAAATCAGAATTAACTCAAACTCAAAACACTTCCCCCACTCCCCGTTCCCCAACTCAAAACTTAAAACTCAAAACTCCTCCCCTACTCCTCACTACACTAAAGAGAGCGTTCAGATTGGGGCAATGGTGCGACTAAAGATTTGGCAGTGGGTAGTGTTAGGATTGCCGATCGCGGCGATCGTTGGATTCCTGATGGTGGCAGCGGGGTTTCAGATCCACGACTGGGGAATTAACTGGATCTGGGCAGTTGTGGTGATTCTTTTTGGGGGATGGCGCTGGTTGCTGGTGCGATGGACTCAACCCGCCTTAGCACAGGTGCGTGCGGTTGTAGCTGAGGTTACTGAGGATCTGGAAGCCCTCCCATCAGAGGCATCAAAGGTTCCTGCCAGTAATGCCTCCGAACAGGCGGAGGTCGCTCTACAAAAGATTTTAGAGGAAGCGCGGGAAGATCCCCCCCTGTGGGAGGACTGGAACACGTTTTGGCAGCGTTGTCAGAGTTTAGTAGCAGCGATCGCCCGTGCCTATTACCCCACGGAAGAACATCCCCTGCTTAACATTTACATTCCTCAAGCCTATTCGTTAATTCGGGGAACAGTGGATGACCTGGATCAGTGGATGCAAAAGCTTTCCCCCGCCTTAAACCAGGTTTCCATCGGACAGGCATACCGGGCATACCTGATTTACCGAAAGTTAGAACCCTCTGCCCGCAAAGTCTGGCAGGTCTGGAACTGGGCACAGTGGATCTTAAATCCAGCAGCAGCAGTGGCAAGAACCGCAACCCAGCGCCACAGTGATAAGGCAAATCAACAGCTTCTGGCAAATTTGGGTCAGCTTTTGCGGGAAGCTGCACTCAGTAATTTGGGCAGACAGGCGATCGCCCTCTATAGTGGGACGGCTCCTTCTGTGCAAGAACTTTCGCCTGCTGCCCCTGCTCTGCCCGAAGCGAAGACCCAAACCCTCCGGCACATTTTAGACCAGGCAGAATCGCCCTCAGTCGCCGAACAAAAACCCGTCAACATTCTGCTAGTGGGACGAACCGGTGCTGGCAAGAGTAGTTTAATTAACACCCTGTTTTTGTCCGATTTAGCGAAAGTGGACGTATTACCCAGTACTGATCGGATTCAGGACTATCACTGGCAGGCAAAAACCGGGGAAAGCCTAACCCTATGGGACAGCCCTGGTTATGAACAGTCAGACCGGGAAGATTTGCGCAACCAGGTACTCGAATACGGAACAAAGGCAGACCTGCTGCTGTTAGTGACGCCAGCCCTCGACCCAGCCCTGCAAATGGACGTGGATTTCCTTCAAGAAGCAAAGGAATTGGTAACCGATCTCCCTGCCATCTGTGTGGTGACTCAAGTCGATCGCCTGCGTCCGATTCGCGAATGGAACCCGCCCTATGACTGGGAATGGGGCGATCGCCCAAAGGAAGTTGCGATCCGGGAAGCGACCCAATACCGTGCCAAGCTCCTGGGTGACGATTGCAGTGCGGTATTGCCCATCGTGACCGCAGACCAGGCAAGCGGTCGTACTGCCTGGGGGAATGATCTGTTATCTGTGGCGCTGGTACAGACGATCGCTCCAGCGAAACAACTCCGACTTGCCCGCTTTCTCCGCAACCTGGAAGCCCGCACCCTGGGAGCCGCCAAGATCATCGACCATTACACCTTTCTGATGACCACCACTCAGGGACTCACCGCTTTACTCAAAAGCCCTGTCCTTACCTTCCTCTCTACCCTGACAACAGGCGCACCCACTCTGGCATATCTGCTGGCGGAAAAAATTCCCGTCGAGCAATTGCCGATCGTGATTGGCAAACTCCAGATGGCGTATGAGCTATTCTCCCTGTTGAACGCGGGGGAACCTGAAGCCCGTAATTTTGACCTGCTTTCCCTCTGGCCCCTGCTGCTGGAAAATGAGGCTGCCCCCGATCGCAACGCCTGGGCATTCGGTCACGCCGTTACCGAGTTTTTGACCCAAACTCTTACCCAGGAGCAGTTGCAGGAGCGATTTAAGTATTATCTGAGTCAATCGTAA
- a CDS encoding tetratricopeptide repeat protein encodes MHKASWLRKVGGFIGAVLLGNSWLAIPLSAAALPGKPVLVAQAGQAAEATVNEGLQYIQQGKLDQAIAAFQQAAQLNPRLAAAHYNLGLALRQKGQLQASANAFYKATQADPKFALAYANLGAALLEGNNLKQAQDYLLRAVELDPNMGLAHYNLGLVYENQKAYDKAIATYRKAMQLTPNAPEPAYHTGLVYVQQNKLKEAKAAFEQALKIAPNYSETNYKSHYNIGSILFRQGDLEGALNAFRRSAEANVKLPQCLLRSGYGVYAPEQV; translated from the coding sequence ATGCACAAAGCATCGTGGCTGCGAAAAGTTGGTGGATTTATTGGTGCGGTGTTACTGGGGAATAGTTGGCTGGCAATTCCGCTAAGTGCAGCTGCGCTTCCAGGTAAGCCAGTTCTCGTTGCCCAGGCAGGTCAGGCAGCGGAGGCAACGGTAAATGAAGGGCTGCAATACATCCAGCAGGGAAAACTGGATCAGGCGATCGCTGCTTTCCAGCAGGCGGCCCAACTCAACCCTCGATTGGCGGCGGCCCACTATAATCTGGGTTTGGCATTGCGTCAGAAGGGGCAACTCCAGGCTTCGGCAAATGCTTTCTACAAAGCGACTCAAGCAGATCCCAAGTTTGCCCTTGCCTATGCCAATTTAGGGGCAGCCCTGCTGGAAGGAAATAACCTGAAGCAGGCGCAGGATTATTTGCTGCGAGCCGTAGAGTTAGACCCCAACATGGGTTTGGCCCACTACAACCTGGGTCTCGTATACGAGAACCAGAAAGCTTATGACAAAGCGATCGCGACTTACCGGAAGGCGATGCAGTTAACCCCTAATGCGCCCGAACCTGCCTATCACACTGGGTTAGTCTACGTTCAGCAAAACAAGCTGAAGGAAGCCAAAGCCGCCTTTGAACAGGCACTGAAGATTGCCCCGAACTACTCAGAAACGAACTATAAAAGCCATTACAATATTGGCTCGATTCTTTTCCGCCAGGGTGATCTGGAGGGAGCCTTAAACGCCTTCCGGCGATCGGCAGAAGCGAATGTCAAATTACCCCAATGCCTATTACGCAGCGGGTATGGTGTTTATGCGCCAGAACAAGTTTAA
- a CDS encoding ABC transporter permease, whose protein sequence is MAVAEPSQTFNQDFWTFAINSLTLASLTAGLAVLIAIVMAYGLRLSPNLGMRLATQTAAMGYAVPGAVIAVGTLVPLGALDNTVDTWMKTTFGVSTGLLLSGTIAALIFAYLVRFLAVSFNSVDASLIKIKPSLDDAARSLGHGAGSTLLRVHTPLMGGGLLTAAVLVFVDVMKELPATLIIRPFNFDTLAVRVYNLASDERLAEASGSALAIVLVGLVPVILLSLSIGRSRLQRD, encoded by the coding sequence ATGGCAGTCGCAGAACCCAGTCAGACCTTCAATCAAGACTTCTGGACGTTTGCTATAAATAGCCTCACCCTGGCATCCCTAACGGCAGGGCTGGCAGTTTTGATTGCGATCGTGATGGCATACGGATTACGCCTATCCCCCAACCTGGGAATGCGGTTGGCAACTCAAACTGCTGCAATGGGTTATGCCGTACCGGGAGCCGTCATTGCGGTTGGGACGCTGGTTCCCCTGGGCGCACTCGATAACACCGTGGACACCTGGATGAAAACGACCTTTGGGGTTTCTACTGGGCTGCTGCTGAGCGGCACGATCGCCGCTCTAATCTTTGCCTATCTGGTTCGGTTTCTGGCGGTGTCGTTCAATTCCGTAGACGCCAGCCTGATCAAAATCAAACCCAGCTTGGATGATGCCGCCCGCAGTTTGGGGCACGGGGCAGGTAGTACATTGCTACGGGTTCATACGCCGTTGATGGGGGGAGGGTTATTGACTGCGGCAGTTTTAGTCTTTGTAGACGTGATGAAGGAACTGCCCGCGACCCTGATCATCCGTCCGTTCAACTTCGATACGCTGGCAGTACGGGTCTATAACCTGGCATCCGATGAGCGCTTGGCGGAAGCCTCTGGTTCAGCGCTGGCGATCGTTCTGGTCGGGTTAGTGCCCGTGATTTTGCTGAGTTTGAGCATTGGGCGATCGCGCCTACAACGCGATTAG
- a CDS encoding ABC transporter permease yields the protein MKSSFPILHPLHPTPYTLWTGLVVVIAAILSLPVLFILSNLIGGTGTGEIWKHLAETVLPTYIANSLWLMLGVSVGVGVIGTGTAWLVTMCRFPGSRLLEWLLLLPLAAPAYILAYTYTDFLAFYGPVQTALRTAFGWKSVQDYWFPNVRSLGGAIAMLTLVFYPYVYLLARTAFLSQAVSIVEASRSLGCSPWRSFLRVALPLARPAIAAGLSLVLMETLADYGTVQFFSVDTFTTGIYRTWFGMGERQAASQLSAMLLLFVFWLVLLERWSRGQARYYQTAARTQQLPTYRLKGLRAIAALFACLLPVGTWLSGARWRSASDGSRRTQSDLQSRLLDVCYK from the coding sequence ATGAAGTCTTCTTTCCCCATCCTCCATCCCCTACACCCTACACCCTACACCCTCTGGACTGGACTGGTCGTCGTGATCGCCGCCATCCTCTCCCTGCCTGTCCTCTTCATTTTAAGTAACCTGATCGGTGGCACAGGCACAGGCGAGATTTGGAAGCACCTGGCGGAAACCGTTTTGCCAACCTACATTGCCAACTCCCTCTGGCTAATGCTGGGAGTAAGTGTTGGGGTAGGAGTGATTGGGACAGGAACCGCCTGGTTAGTGACGATGTGCCGCTTCCCCGGTAGCCGTTTATTGGAATGGTTACTGTTGTTACCACTGGCAGCACCAGCCTACATCCTGGCATACACCTATACCGATTTTCTGGCATTCTATGGTCCTGTTCAGACAGCCCTCCGGACAGCTTTTGGTTGGAAGAGTGTGCAGGATTACTGGTTTCCAAATGTGCGATCGCTGGGGGGCGCGATCGCCATGCTGACCCTGGTTTTCTATCCCTATGTCTACCTCCTGGCGCGAACTGCCTTTTTATCCCAGGCAGTCTCTATTGTGGAAGCTAGCCGCAGCCTGGGATGCAGTCCGTGGCGGAGCTTTTTAAGGGTGGCGTTGCCGCTGGCGCGTCCAGCGATCGCCGCTGGTCTCTCCCTCGTCTTGATGGAAACACTGGCGGACTACGGCACCGTTCAGTTTTTTTCCGTGGATACCTTTACCACGGGCATCTATCGCACCTGGTTTGGCATGGGCGAACGTCAGGCAGCGTCCCAACTTTCTGCGATGTTGCTGCTGTTTGTTTTCTGGTTGGTGCTGCTAGAGCGATGGTCGCGTGGACAGGCGCGCTACTATCAAACCGCCGCCCGCACCCAACAATTGCCCACCTACAGGCTTAAGGGACTGCGGGCGATCGCTGCCCTGTTTGCCTGCCTCCTGCCCGTGGGGACTTGGCTTTCTGGTGCCCGCTGGCGTTCTGCTTCAGATGGCAGTCGCAGAACCCAGTCAGACCTTCAATCAAGACTTCTGGACGTTTGCTATAAATAG
- a CDS encoding elongation factor G, whose protein sequence is MNQKVISGSRNVAIVGPYLSGKTTLLESILSVTGAITRKGRIQDKNTVGDSASEARDRQMSVEINAASTEYGGVRFTFLDCPGSVEFAQETYNALIGVDAVVIVCEPVADRVLTLSPVFKFLDDWQIPHLVFINKMDRADMDFMDVLNALKTVSSRPLVAHQYPIGKGEKLVGFIDLVTEQAYHYHPGAPADPVPLPESLRDQEKSARAEMLETLAEFDDHLLEELLEDIEPPQEEIFQDLKMELGADQIVPVFVGVADQDFGVRPLLQALLREAPEPGTTAENRGITLSGSAPLAQVLKTYCTAQSGKLSLVRVWQGTLTDGMTLNGIRLGGIYRLMGQQQQSLNSAEVGEIVALGRLEGIKTGDTLTTNSSANHELPRAEQLAPVFALAIAAEARSDEVKLSSALTKLLEEDPSLAWEQHGDTHEVILWGQGDIHLQVALDRLRRKYNLPMSTHLPQVPYKETIRKVATSIHGRYKRQTGGHGQFGDVYLDIQPLPRGEGFNFGEKIVGGVVPRQYIPAVETGVREYLTHGPLGFPVVDVAVTLTNGSYHTVDSSEQAFKQAARIAMQEGMAKCQPTLLEPILNVSISVPSDFTSKVLRLVSGRRGQILGYDAKDTWAGWDQVAAQIPQAEMHDLIVELRSLTMGVGFFNWEYDHLQEVPDKLAERVLATTSNGHSGK, encoded by the coding sequence ATGAACCAAAAAGTAATATCGGGCTCCCGAAACGTGGCGATCGTGGGTCCCTATCTGAGTGGTAAAACCACCCTGCTAGAAAGTATCTTGTCCGTAACTGGAGCCATTACCCGTAAGGGCAGAATTCAGGACAAAAATACCGTGGGAGATAGCGCATCAGAAGCCCGCGATCGCCAGATGAGTGTGGAAATTAACGCCGCCAGTACTGAGTACGGCGGCGTTCGTTTTACGTTTTTGGATTGTCCTGGTTCGGTTGAATTTGCCCAGGAAACCTACAACGCCCTGATTGGAGTAGACGCCGTTGTTATTGTCTGTGAACCGGTCGCCGATCGGGTGCTGACGCTCTCTCCTGTGTTTAAATTCCTGGATGATTGGCAAATTCCCCATCTGGTCTTCATCAACAAGATGGATCGGGCAGATATGGACTTTATGGATGTGCTGAACGCCTTGAAGACAGTCTCCAGTCGTCCCCTGGTGGCACATCAGTATCCGATCGGCAAAGGCGAAAAACTGGTGGGTTTCATCGACCTCGTGACTGAGCAGGCATACCACTACCATCCCGGCGCACCCGCTGACCCTGTACCCCTGCCAGAGTCACTTCGAGACCAGGAAAAATCTGCCCGTGCAGAAATGTTGGAAACTCTGGCAGAATTTGACGATCATCTGCTGGAAGAACTATTAGAAGATATTGAACCGCCCCAGGAAGAAATTTTCCAGGACTTGAAGATGGAACTGGGAGCAGACCAGATTGTTCCTGTTTTTGTTGGGGTAGCAGACCAGGACTTTGGGGTACGTCCCCTGTTGCAAGCCCTCCTGCGGGAAGCCCCCGAACCCGGAACCACCGCAGAAAACCGTGGCATTACATTAAGTGGTAGCGCCCCCCTAGCTCAAGTGCTAAAAACCTACTGTACAGCCCAAAGCGGGAAGCTCTCGCTGGTGCGCGTCTGGCAGGGAACCCTCACAGATGGGATGACTTTGAACGGAATCCGGCTTGGTGGTATTTACCGTCTCATGGGTCAACAGCAGCAGAGCTTAAACAGTGCTGAAGTCGGCGAGATTGTCGCACTTGGTCGCCTGGAAGGAATTAAAACGGGAGATACATTAACCACAAACTCCTCCGCTAATCACGAGTTACCAAGGGCAGAGCAACTCGCTCCGGTATTTGCGCTGGCGATCGCCGCTGAAGCCCGCAGTGATGAAGTAAAACTGAGCAGTGCCCTGACCAAACTTCTGGAAGAAGACCCCTCCCTCGCCTGGGAACAGCACGGCGATACCCATGAAGTCATTCTTTGGGGCCAGGGAGATATTCACCTGCAAGTGGCGCTCGATCGGCTCCGGCGCAAATATAACCTGCCCATGAGCACCCACCTGCCCCAGGTTCCTTACAAAGAAACGATTCGTAAGGTGGCAACCTCAATTCATGGACGCTACAAGCGGCAGACCGGAGGACATGGTCAGTTCGGCGATGTTTATCTGGATATTCAGCCGCTACCCCGTGGGGAAGGGTTCAACTTTGGCGAAAAAATCGTCGGAGGAGTAGTGCCCCGGCAGTACATTCCAGCCGTGGAAACAGGTGTACGGGAATATTTGACGCATGGGCCACTGGGCTTCCCGGTGGTGGATGTGGCAGTCACCCTGACCAATGGTTCCTACCATACGGTTGATAGTTCGGAACAAGCCTTTAAGCAGGCAGCCCGGATTGCCATGCAGGAAGGAATGGCGAAGTGCCAGCCAACCCTGCTGGAACCCATCCTGAATGTTTCCATTTCCGTTCCATCAGACTTTACTTCCAAGGTGTTGCGTCTGGTCAGTGGACGGCGGGGACAAATTTTGGGCTACGATGCCAAAGACACCTGGGCAGGTTGGGATCAGGTGGCTGCCCAAATTCCCCAGGCAGAGATGCATGACCTGATTGTGGAACTGCGATCGCTAACGATGGGCGTTGGCTTCTTCAATTGGGAATACGACCATCTGCAAGAGGTGCCCGACAAACTGGCGGAACGGGTACTTGCGACTACCAGCAATGGGCATAGCGGCAAGTAA